The following is a genomic window from Anopheles aquasalis chromosome 3, idAnoAquaMG_Q_19, whole genome shotgun sequence.
CATTTCTACGCCTTGTACCTTCACGGTAAGGTCATCGATCTCCGACGAAAGTTCACTGATTGTTTCACTCGCTTTCGATGCTTGCTTCTCTGACACTAGCGAGGAGAAGATGAGAATTATTGGATAAGAGCCACGCAAAGCACCGCGCGTAGCTCGATCCCTCATGGCTCTACTAACCTGCTTTCCCCCCAGAACCATTGCTGTCACCCGAACGGCTTCGGTTCGTCTTCTGAGCAATGCTGGCTTGTAGTGGCCGGCCTCCACCAGCAATGTTCGCCCGTTGGCTTGGCTTGAGCGTACCGGGTGTCCCGTACCCCATCGGAGCGTTATTTCGAGCCGCCTGTGGATCATACTGTTTGCCGTCGTAGTTGGCATCGAAGAACTTTTTGAACCACTGTAGAAACTCAAAGTTATCCTGAAAGCGACCCTTtgccagccggtcggtcggtaccgATCGGTTCACCTTCAGCTGCACCAGCGCGTTCTGGAACAGGCGCAGGTTGCTGAGAAAGTCGTGCTCGACGTTGGTGCAGTATTTGATGCGTTTGAGCGGAACCGATCCAGGGAACAGCACATCCATCAGCTGGCAGTAGGCGGCGCCGGTACACAGCTCCTCGACCTTCTTGAACTGCGACAGCAGCGTACGGTTTACCCATGCGAGCAGCTCGATGCGCGACAGATTCTCCGTCGTCTGCCCGGTAAAGTGTACGTTGACGGCCATTGCGTTCGCCAAATGATACGACAAAAATACACACGCACTAGCACACGATGGCTGGCGGGAAGTGCTTCTGCTCTGATCGACTGACCTCTCCAGACTATCGCGAGAGAGGAAGGTTAGACGAAGAGTAGGCGAGACTTTGAACTGAACTTCGAAAAGCCGATTTTGTAACAGGGACGCTAAAGGGAAACGCGAAACGCACGTTAATTGGAAATCAATTGGTTGGTTTATTTAgagttttaaaaatataaataatttcatttcctcgtCAATTGTGTATATataattggttttttttttgttaatttttagttttcatcatttcctgTTATTTTCCTATACAAACAATGTTCTCTTATCGTCTTTTAAAGGATGAAGTTACTTTCCATTTCGCCCCCACCACAAATCCTCTCTGCTCTCTTTCGCACTCACGCAGCTCGCAACCCGTTCCCATCGTTACGAACGGTGATGCTGCCGTGCAtcgtcgttgccatcgttgaTCACCGTACTCAAAGTATAGCAAGCGCGCCTGCCGCTCTGGCTTGACTGATTTCCCTGCGCAGTACGCCACGAGAAAATGTGATTCTGCAGTTTCTTAGCAACCAAGCGCAGCCAGATTATTGTAtgtatgttgtgtgttttcgatCCAGTAGttaaaacaaatgaactcaTTCCCTCAACCCACATCCCCAATGGTTATGTGATCGGTCCCCGAAGAACGATCTTGCGATCTTAACAAAgattaaaaataatacaatATCGGACTGCCTTTGCGGGAACGCAGAGAAGCAAAGAAACACATGCACAGAAAGCCACGACGACAATGTtgcgttggttgtttgtttttcaaaagaaaaagtaaaataatacAATTCCGCTCACGCTTTCCTCCCGGCCCCCGGGGTTTGCTGATCCCCTTGGCATGATCATATCTAATTCGAACGGAAATAAACGATAGAAGGCGCATGGAAAACAAGCACATCCTTCCGTCTCGGGCGATCGGCGACAGGATGGATAACAGATAATATTCCGTGAGACGCGACGACAATACAAACACACTGCTCCCTACTCTTTTCTACTCTTCTTACTAATGGTATCGTGTATGGGGCTGGTGTGTGTAGTACTTTAGTAGAAGATTTATCATTATCAGCTTACTATAAGTTCCATAGAGCTCCCTCCTCTCTCCATCACGCTACACACAATAAGGCATATATTAACTCTCTTCTCCTCTAAATTCACTTTCCACGGTGTCGCGAATCTGCGAGCGTGTGGgcctgattttttttatcttattttgcttctttttttttgctgtcgccGCAAGCAGTTAAAGTCAGGAGTCTCCGCTTCTCATTCACCTCTAAACCTTTCCTCTAAGTTCGTCTCTTTGGGTACAATAAAACCACGAAACCACCAGTTACCAGAACTAATCAGCTATTCGTGTTACCGGAACCAGAAAACCAAAGAGATAAAATGAAGCTTTCGAAAGAGTTTTGTTACCTTTGCAAGCTAGCAATGATAACGTACGCATCTGAGGAACGCctcaggaacagtgtgggactttCACCAACTAAACCACTTTTTATAACAGATAAAATGTCAGTTTGACTTCAATAGATAATGAAAAGTTATGACTTTCTCTCCCCTACAGGTTGAACTACTCCTCTCCTCGCTTCTCCACTTGCATCATTCGTTTGATTCATGTGTGTCCCCACAGGGCGCGCAGTTTTGCAAAAAACAGCTAAAGCTTTCGCTTTTATTTCTTATTAGGTGGTTTGCTACTCTTGCTATTCCTCTACCCTCACCTTTCCCCCCGCTCGAAGCGGAGGCTCACTTGTATTACAAATCAGTATGGGTACTAGTGGCTGCTGATTCATTAGATCACTTCCTGATTTGGCTTCCCTCCCGTTCCCACCGGATTCCCGCGCGATGGTATAGTAGTACGTTGTGTAtgttgggctgctgctgctcctgctgagtATGTGTAAATGATTCAAAAgtggttcttcttctcctcgtttCGCTAAAATACAATCTTCTTCCTGCATCCATGAACTGCAGTGTTACTAACCCCGCATCATTGTTCGTTTACCGATTAAACATTAACTCTCAATTGAGGACCCACCTGGGGGGATTACCTTTAGAACAATCTGTCTCCCTATCTCTCGCTCGTCTACTTCGATGTAGTACGGTGTGTTCCtgatcaaaaacaaacgattgtTGAGGCGCTAAGAAGGGCCATCGTTTGCTAGTGCCACTGTTTGGTAAGGTTTGCGTTGCCGTCTAGGATTGCGCTCTCGCTTCGTTGACTTCACCATGAGGGGTTGATGGCGACAGGATGTGACGGTTATGGTCCACAACCTTTCTAAGACAGGAATGGATTCGACGACTGAGGATTCATCCAGGGGgcagcgttgttgttgttgttcagatTATTCTGTAAGAAGGCACCAGCAGAACACTGATAAGAATTTGATAACACACGGACCAGCGGACtgacgatcgattggaaatgaagaataaaatgcttttaagggtaaaataaattgataaaaaaatatatatattagaGATAAGATAGCATCAACTGAGGCTGTGTAGAATAGGGTGTGGAAAGTAAAAGAAAGACCGTTCGAATCAAAATGCATTAGTGCATGGTTCGGGAGGcagtggtagtgatggtgatagcaaacgcacaaaaaatgaaaatgaagacgATGAAAGATGTTGTTGAAAATGCacacaaaatgaaatcaaacacatacaaacacatcaAGCAGCAACAATTGCACATTACCCCGAGGGAAGCGAGGGGAAAACAAacgcgatgatggtggtggttagcGATAAACAGCACAATTCCAGCGCGCCTTccggattgattgattgatcgccATCGTGTGTACTCCGTAGTCGCAACCGCACCGtatcgcacacatacaacaacTAGCACACAGCAAAGGCAAGGTAAAGGAATGCCAAGGGACAGATCACATCACGCCACGGACAGTACCGATTTACTACTGCGCTTTCCTgcttgtttttggggtcttGTACTTGTACGAGACGAGGTTTTGAAGTATCGAAGTTCTACATACTGGAAAAGGAAGGATTGGAATGCGGGAAATGAGGAAGAAATGATGCGGTGGCCACCCTACGGCCTGCAACACTAGAGAGGAAAGGATCAACACTAGAGAGGAGAGGATTATTTCAGTGTCCAGCCACCATTACTACCGGACATGGTATGCTAGCAGCAGACCGGCATAGCCCGATGTTAATCGTAAGCGGCACGTGAAGGACGAAGAACGTCCAAAGGTTAATGAAGGATATAGCATGTGTAAGGGATGTAAGAGGCGTAGGTATGGTTGGTCAATAGCGGTagcgaagaggaaggaagagaaacatagagagaaagagaaagaagtgaATGAGAGATGAATAATTAGAAACAGATTAGCTGCACTGCTGCTTATGGCTAATGTGATGGCGAATCGGAGCACTACCGAGAGCTCGACTGCGAATTGCAGGACTCGCGAAACGATCGCTGCGGACTCTAGCACAACGCACACGCGTGGACCGTGACTCACATCATAATTGCTGTTAATGTTAGCATTGCATGCATCATCGGCCGTTATGGCGCGTGTGTTAGACGATCGTACGTCCGAAGCCGGGGGCGATCGGAACGTATCGTCTGCGTCGATAGCAAAGTGGAAATCGTACAGCTGACGCAAGGGGCGCGTACTGACAAGCTGTTCGGCGCTCAGATGACTCTCTGGTGCTGGTCCACCAAACGAACCCTTAGCATTCGTTGCAAAAGCATAGCTCGTGTTGAATATATCGTCCTCGGCCGTGTTTTCCTCGCCATTCTCTTCCTCGAGTGCCTTCCAATCATTGGCATTAGCATCAAGCTCACAAGTTTGTCGCTCGTGTTGTGATCGTTCCATGGCGATCGATTTGTCGATGGTGGAGGTGTACGGAAAGCATTCGAGATCCTCACCGATGTTAAGCTTtccggtttttgtgtgtgccgtATTCCAAAAAGGTACCATGGCATGGTTGCATGAGTAAATGGATACGTGTTATTGATTCTTTACTTTTCATTCACTACTGCCGGACGATGAGTGCTTTCATGAGTTCCTGTAACAAGATTTTATTTCCCGCACCAAACAGGTGAGGGTACTAAAGGATACTTACTTGCGCCGCGGTCATATTCGAAACCGGTGCCCACGGATCCTGATTGAGTGTTACCGGGAATGGTGACTGTTTCAGTTGATTGATGGACGGAACCTGCAATTGAAAGCGATCACATTAAGCTCTTTTAATTCTTCTCGAGCTAGCAAAGCCGTCAACCGATCGTCAATCCTCACCTGAGGTTGATTTTGTTGGAAAAGGTTCTTCTGCGCTGGTACCGCACCAGTAGTTGCACTGTCACCGAACGGATTGTAGGCAGCACCGGACGATGCCATCGTCGCTGAGGTCATTCCAAGGCCACCGACACCaataccaccagcaccaccaccaccggcggcaccaCTCGGCATCGGTTTGATTAGATTGTCCAGATTGACGAGGGCCGAGTTCTCGCCGAGGAACGATTGCGGAGTCTTCTTCACCGCACCCGTCGCAGTGGTGCTGGGTGAGCTAGAGTTCGTCGTGCCAGAGGAGGATAGCGGATCCAGATCACCGAGCAGTAGCGctaaaagcaaaacgaaacgataatGGAAGGCAACAGTCTCTCTAACTTTCGTGTTGAACTtacagctgttgttgtttagattgttgctggttgcgttGTGGTTGTAGTTATTAttggtgctgctacttccATTGCTGGCCGCTCGTTTCGTAATGATATCGAACTCGTCCAGATCGGACACGGGTGAGGTGAGCGCTCCCACCGGCGATGGCCGATTTGGTGGCACCTGTCGGTGATAAGGAGTTTGATtagatcgaaaaaaaaataggaagagGAAACGGCGGATCCTCGTTAACTTACGCCACCAACTCCACCAAACGCTACACCAAGATCACCGACACTTCCGGTCGCTGatccactaccaccaacagGTGCCCAAGGATCAAGCTTAGTGGCACCGCcaacagcgccagcagcagcagcagcagcagcattggagGAGGAACTTGGCTGCCACGGATCGGCAACTGCAGGCACTGGTGTAGTTCGTTTGTTACCCTGCCACGGATCACCACCCATCGCACCAGCGGCACCGGTTTTGCTTAGCCAGGGATCCGCGTTTCCATTCGtagccgcagcaccaccagcaccaccgttatGCAGCCAGCCTTCGACGGACGAACCGGACGTGACCGAAGGTGACTGAGTTCGCGCAGGCCATGCATCGAGcccaccggccagcagcggtggtttcgaggaagatgatggtgccggtggtaagGCGGACGCGGTGTTCAACCAAGGATCAACCACGGCCGGTGGAGATGAGGTTCGAGACCACGGATCGGTCGTCTACGATAAGGAAACAGCAGAAAGAAAGGACATTGATTAACCTAAATTGACACCGTTACGAGTATCGGACACGAGCGCAATGTCATTCTACTGGGAGTATGGGATGCTGGGTAAGTCTTGGGCACATTCTTACCCCGGTCCCCGGCTCAaccatgccaccaccgttctcaccatgtggcggtggcggtggcggtggcggcgatcgGCTGATGGCTAGTGTCTAACGAACAAATTTTGTAATCAAATCGATAATTTATCATGCGCACTTCTTATCATACGTCAACCTACCGTTGGTCGTGAACCACCGGCCACTGGCATACCCcacggatcgatcggtgctgAACTGCCGGATGGACCGGCAAtaccgtggtgctgctgcgagggACTGCTGATTGATGTTGCGCCAAACGAGATATCCAGTAGATCTACCAGCGCACTACTGCTCTCCGGTTTCACAGGATCGGTCCTTAAGGTGGTGAACAACCGTATTAGAAACGATCAGACGcaacaaaacgatcgatcgatcgatcactcaCTTAAAGTCTTGCTCGCTCTGGCTCAGTGCCAGCTGTAGCCGTACGTCATCGCTGCGCCTTTTCTGTTCTTCCTGCTCGGCCTCCTCCCGGGACATGGCCATCGctagctgcagctgcagctcctctTCACCGACCGTCTGTGGTCGAACGAACTCAATCTCCGACACCGGCTTCCCGCCAACGCCACTCGTGGCCGAACCGGCAATCGGTTCACCTTCACCCCAGTTTGGTGGCTAGAATTGGAAACgattggtggcgttggtgagAGGTGATTACATATCCAATAGCCGCCAGCGACAAAGCCCACTGGAAAGCCCCTTACCCGTGGGTCACGTTGCGTTGGCCCATCCATCGAACCGTCGCTACCGAAGGCGCTGGTCGTTCGAGCGAACCGTTCCTTCGCCTTCAGCGCACGGGCACGCTCGTTCTTTAACCGTTCGTCGTCCTTCAGCAGCGACACCAGCTGTTTCGCCTTCTCGCGCACGTGCATACCCTGATCCTTGCCCTCCTCCAAGTACTGGAACTCTTTCAGCGTTTGGATGGCGTAAATGTTCTCCTTGCACTGCTGGGCCACCTTTTCGGTGCCCGTCTTAATGAGGTATTCCAACAGTAGctgcaacagagagaaaagagataGTGTTTATTTGCAAACCACCGACGCAGATCGCTTTTCTTCCACCATGTGGGGTTGCTAGTACATACCAATGCCTTGTAGACGTGGCGCCAGTTTTTGCCATGATCGTTCATGCGCTTCCAGATCATCTGCATGATCTCGGAAAAGGCGACCACGTTGTAGGTCAGGTCGGCGATCTCCGCCATAATCGTTGACGAGGGTCCCCATGGATCGTTCGAGGTCGCTTCTCGCACCTTGATCTGCGCATCGGAATAGTTGTGGGCAAGATTCTTTATGTTCCGACGTATGCCAGCTACGTTCATTTGTGTATCAGTTTTCTTCACTGGAAAGGgaaatcaccaaaaaaaaaacggacaatCATTAGTGAGTGCATAACACTCTTCCTCATCGTTCCCCTTAATGTGTTTGAATCCAATGTAATATTGATTGCTCAAGATAAGAACCTTGCGTAAAACCCTTTTTACCATCGACATTGCTGTTATAAATAGACCTCGAGGAAGCCCACCAAATGCCCACTGGGGCTGGaactttcttctctcttccggAACATCGGAAACTAAGACATGCATTgcagcacgacgacaacgaagcaAAGATTCAAACGAAAAGACTGCTATGTGGCCGCAGGTAATTAAGTTAACATCATGCTAGTAGTTTAATCCAAGCAAGCCACACT
Proteins encoded in this region:
- the LOC126578271 gene encoding epsin-1 isoform X3 codes for the protein MKKTDTQMNVAGIRRNIKNLAHNYSDAQIKVREATSNDPWGPSSTIMAEIADLTYNVVAFSEIMQMIWKRMNDHGKNWRHVYKALLLLEYLIKTGTEKVAQQCKENIYAIQTLKEFQYLEEGKDQGMHVREKAKQLVSLLKDDERLKNERARALKAKERFARTTSAFGSDGSMDGPTQRDPRPPNWGEGEPIAGSATSGVGGKPVSEIEFVRPQTVGEEELQLQLAMAMSREEAEQEEQKRRSDDVRLQLALSQSEQDFKTDPVKPESSSALVDLLDISFGATSISSPSQQHHGIAGPSGSSAPIDPWGMPVAGGSRPTTLAISRSPPPPPPPPHGENGGGMVEPGTGTTDPWSRTSSPPAVVDPWLNTASALPPAPSSSSKPPLLAGGLDAWPARTQSPSVTSGSSVEGWLHNGGAGGAAATNGNADPWLSKTGAAGAMGGDPWQGNKRTTPVPAVADPWQPSSSSNAAAAAAAGAVGGATKLDPWAPVGGSGSATGSVGDLGVAFGGVGGVPPNRPSPVGALTSPVSDLDEFDIITKRAASNGSSSTNNNYNHNATSNNLNNNSSLLLGDLDPLSSSGTTNSSSPSTTATGAVKKTPQSFLGENSALVNLDNLIKPMPSGAAGGGGAGGIGVGGLGMTSATMASSGAAYNPFGDSATTGAVPAQKNLFQQNQPQVPSINQLKQSPFPVTLNQDPWAPVSNMTAAQNNLNNNNNAAPWMNPQSSNPFLS
- the LOC126578273 gene encoding microtubule-associated protein RP/EB family member 2-like, whose amino-acid sequence is MAVNVHFTGQTTENLSRIELLAWVNRTLLSQFKKVEELCTGAAYCQLMDVLFPGSVPLKRIKYCTNVEHDFLSNLRLFQNALVQLKVNRSVPTDRLAKGRFQDNFEFLQWFKKFFDANYDGKQYDPQAARNNAPMGYGTPGTLKPSQRANIAGGGRPLQASIAQKTNRSRSGDSNGSGGKAVSEKQASKASETISELSSEIDDLTVKVQGVEMARDYYYLKLSQIEAWMQEHGTKENEEFCEKVFKILSAEE
- the LOC126578271 gene encoding epsin-1 isoform X2 is translated as MKKTDTQMNVAGIRRNIKNLAHNYSDAQIKVREATSNDPWGPSSTIMAEIADLTYNVVAFSEIMQMIWKRMNDHGKNWRHVYKALLLLEYLIKTGTEKVAQQCKENIYAIQTLKEFQYLEEGKDQGMHVREKAKQLVSLLKDDERLKNERARALKAKERFARTTSAFGSDGSMDGPTQRDPRPPNWGEGEPIAGSATSGVGGKPVSEIEFVRPQTVGEEELQLQLAMAMSREEAEQEEQKRRSDDVRLQLALSQSEQDFKTDPVKPESSSALVDLLDISFGATSISSPSQQHHGIAGPSGSSAPIDPWGMPVAGGSRPTTTDPWSRTSSPPAVVDPWLNTASALPPAPSSSSKPPLLAGGLDAWPARTQSPSVTSGSSVEGWLHNGGAGGAAATNGNADPWLSKTGAAGAMGGDPWQGNKRTTPVPAVADPWQPSSSSNAAAAAAAGAVGGATKLDPWAPVGGSGSATGSVGDLGVAFGGVGGVPPNRPSPVGALTSPVSDLDEFDIITKRAASNGSSSTNNNYNHNATSNNLNNNSSLLLGDLDPLSSSGTTNSSSPSTTATGAVKKTPQSFLGENSALVNLDNLIKPMPSGAAGGGGAGGIGVGGLGMTSATMASSGAAYNPFGDSATTGAVPAQKNLFQQNQPQVPSINQLKQSPFPVTLNQDPWAPVSNMTAAQLNIGEDLECFPYTSTIDKSIAMERSQHERQTCELDANANDWKALEEENGEENTAEDDIFNTSYAFATNAKGSFGGPAPESHLSAEQLVSTRPLRQLYDFHFAIDADDTFRSPPASDVRSSNTRAITADDACNANINSNYDNNLNNNNNAAPWMNPQSSNPFLS
- the LOC126578271 gene encoding epsin-1 isoform X1 — protein: MKKTDTQMNVAGIRRNIKNLAHNYSDAQIKVREATSNDPWGPSSTIMAEIADLTYNVVAFSEIMQMIWKRMNDHGKNWRHVYKALLLLEYLIKTGTEKVAQQCKENIYAIQTLKEFQYLEEGKDQGMHVREKAKQLVSLLKDDERLKNERARALKAKERFARTTSAFGSDGSMDGPTQRDPRPPNWGEGEPIAGSATSGVGGKPVSEIEFVRPQTVGEEELQLQLAMAMSREEAEQEEQKRRSDDVRLQLALSQSEQDFKTDPVKPESSSALVDLLDISFGATSISSPSQQHHGIAGPSGSSAPIDPWGMPVAGGSRPTTLAISRSPPPPPPPPHGENGGGMVEPGTGTTDPWSRTSSPPAVVDPWLNTASALPPAPSSSSKPPLLAGGLDAWPARTQSPSVTSGSSVEGWLHNGGAGGAAATNGNADPWLSKTGAAGAMGGDPWQGNKRTTPVPAVADPWQPSSSSNAAAAAAAGAVGGATKLDPWAPVGGSGSATGSVGDLGVAFGGVGGVPPNRPSPVGALTSPVSDLDEFDIITKRAASNGSSSTNNNYNHNATSNNLNNNSSLLLGDLDPLSSSGTTNSSSPSTTATGAVKKTPQSFLGENSALVNLDNLIKPMPSGAAGGGGAGGIGVGGLGMTSATMASSGAAYNPFGDSATTGAVPAQKNLFQQNQPQVPSINQLKQSPFPVTLNQDPWAPVSNMTAAQLNIGEDLECFPYTSTIDKSIAMERSQHERQTCELDANANDWKALEEENGEENTAEDDIFNTSYAFATNAKGSFGGPAPESHLSAEQLVSTRPLRQLYDFHFAIDADDTFRSPPASDVRSSNTRAITADDACNANINSNYDNNLNNNNNAAPWMNPQSSNPFLS